The genomic interval AAGACGGCGTCGAGGTGGGCGTCGCGCATGCCTGCGGCCACGATCTGCACGTGACCTGGCTGCTCGGCGCGGCGCAATTGCTGGCCGCGCATCTCGACGCCTGGCAGGGCACGCTGCTCGCCGTGTTCCAGCCGGGCGAGGAAGTGGGGCGGGGCGCACGCAGCATGATCGACGACGGCATGATCGCGCGCTTCCCGAAACCCGACGTGATACTCGGCCAGCATGTGATGGTGGGCGAGGCCGGCACCGTGGGTTATCGCAGCGGCACGATCCTTTCGGCGGGCGACAGCCTCAAGGTCAAGCTGTTCGGGCGCGGCGCGCACGGTTCGCAGCCGCAGACCTCGGTCGATCCGGTCATCATGGCGGCCTCCACCACGTTGCGTTTGCAAACCATCGTCTCGCGCGAGATCTCGCCGCGCGACAGCGCCGTGCTCACGGTCGGCGCGCTACAGGCGGGCACGAAGGAAAACATCATTCCCGACGACGCCACGCTCAAGCTCAACATGCGCACCTACGACGAAGACGTGCGCGAATACATGCTGGGCGCGATCCGCCGCATCTGCTGCGCCGAATGCATGGCGTCGAACGCGCCGCGCGAGCCCGAATTCACGACGCTCTCGAGTTACCCGCTCACGGTCAACGACGACGCGGTGAGCGAGCGTTTGCGCGCGGCGTTCGTCGCGTGCTTCGGCGAGCGCGCCTATGAAACGCAGCCCGCGGCCGCCAGCGAGGACTTCAGCGTGTTCGGCCGCGAGTGGGGCGTACCGTACGCGTTCTGGTTCGTCGGCGGCACCGATCCGCAGGTCTACGCGGCCGCGCGCGCCGCGAAGAAGCTCAACGAGATTCCCGGCAATCACTCGCCGAAGTTCGCCCCCGTGCTCGAACCCACCTTGCGCACGGGACTCGAAGCGATGCTGTGCGCGGCCGCCGCCTGGCTCGGGCGCGAAAGCGAGGCGGCGTGAATGCTGTGCTAAGCGCGCACATGAGCGCGCATCTCAACGTGCATACCGCGTACACGGTGCTCGATCTGATCGGCACGTTCGCGTTTGCGATCTCGGGCGCCGTGGCTGGCAGGCAACGGCGGCTCGACCTGTTCGGCATCATCGTCGTGAGCTTCATGGTGGCGTGCGGCGGCGGCATCGTGCGCGACCTGTGTATCGGCGCCATTCCGCCCGCGGGTCTGGCCAACTGGGCGTATCTCGCGGTGTCGCTGCTGGCCACGCTACTCACCATTGCCGCGTATCCGCAAGTGCGGCGCTTGCGGCATCCGGTGCTGTTCTTCGACGCGATCGGGCTCGGGCTCTTCGCCGTGGCGGGCGCGCAAAAAACGCTCGCCTACAGCGAAAGCGCGGAGATGGCGCTCGTGCTCGGTGTCGTCAGCGCGGTGGGCGGCGGCGTGATGCGCGACGTGCTGCTTTCGCGCGTGCCCGCCATTCTCGAACGCGATATTTACGCGTCGGCGGCGCTACTCGGCGCGGCAGTGCAGGTCGGGCTCACGTATGCGGGCTGGTCGCCGTTCTGGACGCCATGGGTGGCCGTGACCGCGTGCGTGGCGCTGCGGCTGGCTTCGCTGTATTACGGCTGGCGCTTGCCCGATTTTCAGCGGCGCATGATGGTCGGGGCCGTGAGCCCGCGCGCGGAGACGCCACGCAATCCGCTGCAAAATCAGGCCGGGGATCAGGCTGACGATCAACCTGTTGCTCAGCCCGCCGACCCGCGCGCGGAGCACGCCACCCAAACGCCCACGCGCGAAGACGCGCGATAACCGCGATACTTTTTCCTCTCTTTGAACGCGCGTGCGATGCATTCCGCACGCGCGCTTCCACGGGCCGCCTGCCTTGCCCGTCTCGCCCGCCAATATCGCGGCACGCAATGTGCTACAGGCGAGCAGCCATTCCGCCTGCAATCTTCCTTGCATTCGCCGCGCGCGGCGTCGACGCCACGTTCGCGTGAGCGCATGCGCATCAGAAATGCGACGTTTTGCATGAAGCGCTATGCTTTTTTGCGTACCGCGTGCAGCACGTTTGCAAAGGCATTGGCATCCGAAACGCCCCGGCATCGCCGCCGGACTACGACAAAAGACTCCATCAGGAAGCTGACGTGAAAACGACTCTGGGCGCCGTCGTGCTGCTCGCCGCCAGTTCAGCGGCATCGGCACAAACAAGTGTCACGCTGTATGGCCGCGTGGACGGCGGTATCGAATATCTGAATCACATCGCCAACGGCAACGGGGGAACCGCCAGCCGCTGGAGCGCCGAAGGGGGCGACTGGGGCACTAGCATGCTCGGCTTCAAGGGCACCGAAGACCTGGGCGGCGGCTCGGCCGCGATCTTCGATCTCGAAACCGCCTTGCAGATCATGAACGGCACCACGGGCGGCGGCCGGCTCTTTTCGCGGCGCGCTTACGTGGGTCTGAAGAACGAGACGTGGGGCCAAATTCAGGCCGGCCGCAATCTCTTCATCGACAGCGACGGCGTGTGGGAATTCGATCCGTTCGTGCAGCAGGCGGTGTCGTCGGCGTCGCTCGTGCGCGGGCGCAACTGGCAGCAGAGCAGCAATAACGTCGAATATCACAGCCCCGTGTGGCACGGTCTCGACGTGCAAGGGCAGTACGCCTTCGGCAATCAGGCAAGTGGCTTCAACAACGGCGCCGCGGGCGACTTCGGCCGCTCCGACGGCATCATGCTCACGTATCACTCGACGCTCTTCGACGTGCGCGGCATCTACGACGAACTGCGCGATTCGAGCGGGCGCTTCTCGAACATCTTCACGGCCTCGCGCGAATATTTCGTGGGCGGCAATCTGCGCGTGCAGAAGTTCAAGATCCAGGCCGCGTACACGCACTACGCCGCGCCCGACACGCCCGCGGGCATGGCCGATAGCGCCGACCACTACTGGCTCGGCGCCACGTATCAGGCCACGCCCAAATGGGCCGTCACCGCCGCCGGCTTCTATATCCACGTGAACGAAGGTTCCGGCGACGCCGCGCACGACCCGGGCAGCCATGCCACGCTCTACGCGCTCGGCACGACCTATAACCTGAGCGCGCGTACGTTCCTCTACGGCACGCTCGCGTATGTCGATAACAGCCGCAACGGTACTTTCTCCGTGTTCGCCACGCCGCGCGACTCCAGTTCGCCCACGAGCCCGATGGCCGGCGAATCGCAGACGGGCGCCTACGTCGGCATGATGCACATTTTCTGATGCTGAAATGACCGCTTCATTCGCTATCTCACTCGTCATCCCACTCCATCGCCATCCTGTCGGCATGTTTCGAAGAAGGTTGAGAACATCATGACCAGATCATCGAAATCGCTGGGCGTCATCGGCGGACTCTCATTGCTGTTCGCGCTGCTCACCGCGCTCTATCTGCTGATCGGCGGCGCCTGGCTGCTGTCGCTCGGCGGCTCGCCGTATTACCTCGTCACGGGCATCCTGCTGCTCGTCTTCGCGTTCCTGTTGTGGCGACGCAATCCCGCCGCATTCGTGCTCTACGCCATCGTGCTGGTGGGCACGGCGATCTGGGCGCTCTGGGAGTCGGGTCCCGACTTCTGGGCGCTCGCGCCGCGCTCGGGCGTGCTCGTCGTGTTCGGCGTGTGGCTGCTGCTGTTCGTGAGCTGGCAGCTCGAACGGCCGCGCCAGACCGGCGTGGTGTCGCTCGTGGTCTCGCTGCTCGTGTGGGCGGGCGTGCTCGTCTACGCGAACTTCAACGACCCGCAGCAGGTGAACGGCACGATCGCGGGCGCGACCGGTTCGCCCGGCGCGAACATCGAGGGCATCGCCCCGTCCGATTGGCCCGCGTATGGGCGCACCCAGGAAGGCACCCGCTATTCGCCGCTGCAGCAGATCACGCCGGAAAACGTGAAGAATCTGCAGGTGGCGTGGACCTTCCGCACCGGCGACATGAAAGGCCCCAACGATCCGGTCGAGATCACGGATGAAGTCACGCCGATCAAGATCGGCAATCTGCTCTACCTGTGCTCGCCGCATCAGATCCTGTTCGCGCTCGACGCGCAAACGGGGCAGCTCAAGTGGAAGTTCGACCCGCAGTTGAAGGCCGATCCGTCGTTCCAGCACGTGACCTGCCGCGGCGTTTCGTATATCGACCTGTCCGCGAGCGCCGATAGCAACGCCGCGGCGAATGGCGCGCCTGCCGCCGCCTCGGACGCCGCCGCTTCGGGCGCGCAAGCCGCCGCACCGGCAAGCGACCTCGCCTCGGGCGCGATTGCCGCCGCCGCGGGCGCGAGCGACCCGATCGCCGCCATCGTCGCGGCGAAAACCGCCTCGGATTCGGCCACGGCCGCCAGCGCCGCCGCAGCCAACGCGCAAGCCGCCGCTTCGGACGCCCAGGCCGCAGCCGCGACCGCTGCGAATGCGGCCGCGAGCGCCAGCAGCGTGCCGGGCACGATGCCGGCCGCCGCGCCGCTCGACGCCAACGCCGCCTGCACGCGCCGCATCTATCTGCCGGTCAACGACGGTCATCTCTACGCGCTCGACGCGCTCACGGGCCAGCGCTGCACCGAGTTCGGCGACAACGGCGACCTCGACCTGCAACACGCGCAGCCGGTCACGACCGCGGGCATGTACGAGCCGACCTCGCCGCCGATCATCACGCCGAAGGTCATCATCGTAGCGGGTTCGGTCGAGGACAACTTCTCGACGCGCGAGCCTTCGGGCGTGATTCGCGGCTTCGACGTGCGCACGGGGCAGCTCGTGTGGGCATTCGATCCGGGCGCGAAGGACCCCAATCACATTCCGGGTCCGGGCGAACACTACACGTGGAATTCGCCGAACTCGTGGGCGCCTTCGGCCTACGACGCGAAGCTCGACATGGTCTATCTGCCGATGGGCGTGACCACGCCGGACATCTGGGGCGGCAATCGCACGCCCGAGCAGGAACGCTACGCGAGCGGCCTGCTCGCGCTGCACGCGTCCACCGGCAAGCTCGCGTGGTTCTACCAGAGCGCGCACCACGATCTCTGGGACATGGACCAGCCCTCGCAGCCCACGCTCGCCGACATCACCGACAAGGACGGCAAGAGCGTGCCCGTGGTCTACGCGCCCGCGAAAACCGGCAACCTGTTCGTGCTCGACCGCCGCACCGGCGCGCTCGTGGTGCCCGCGCCCGAAACGCCGGTACCGCAAGGCGCCGCCGCGGGCGACCATGTCTCGCCCACGCAGCCGTTCTCGCAGCTCACGTATCGTCCGTCGAAGAATCTCACCGACAAGGACATGTGGGGCGCCACGATGTACGACCAGCTCATGTGCCGCGTGATGTTCCACAAGCTGCGCTATGAAGGTACGTTCACGCCGCCTTCGGAGCAGGGCACGCTCGTGTTCCCGGGCAACCTGGGCATGTTCGAGTGGGGCGGCATTGCCGTGGACACCGACCGCCAGATCGCCATTGCGAACCCGATCGCGCTGCCGTTCGTCTCGAAGCTGATTCCGCGCGGTCCGGGCAATCCGGAAGAACCGGCCTCGGGTGCGAAGGGCAGCGGCACGGAATCGGGCATCCAGCCGCAGTACGGCATTCCGTTCGGCGTGACGATCAACGCGTTCCTCTCGCCGCTCGGCCTGCCGTGCAAGCAGCCCGCGTGGGGCTATATCTCGGCGATCGATCTCAAGACCAACCAGATCGTGTGGAAGAAGCGCATCGGCACGGTGCGTGACAGCTCGCCGATCCCGCTGCCGTTCAAGATGGGCATGCCGATGCTGGGCGGCCCGATCGTGACGGCGGGCGGCGTGGCCTTCATCGGCGCGACGGCCGACAACTATATCCGCGCGTTCGACGTGAACAACGGCTCGCAACTGTGGCAGGCGCGCCTGCCCGCGGGCGGCCAGGCCACGCCGATGAGCTACTCGATCAACGGTCGCCAGTACGTGGTGATCGCGGCGGGCGGCCATGGCTCATTCGGCACCAAGCTCGGCGATTACGTGATCGCCTACGCGCTGCCGCAGCAGTAACCCACGCGTGTGCCGCCGGGCTGTGAAGTCCGGGGGCGCGCGCTCACGAGCGGTCTTCGAAGAACGCGGCAGGCGTGCGCTACGGCAAGCGCGTCTGCCGTTTTTTATCGCGCGTGTTTCGGTGTGGCGACGCTGCCGCGGCGATGGCCTTCGAGCCGCGCCGCTCATGCGCGTCCTGCGCGACTTCAACGCGCCATTCACGCGCCTCTCTCGCACACAACCCATGAAATACCTCTCGCGCGCGACACGCACGCTTGCCGTTCTGCCGGTACTCGCGGCGCACACGCTCTGCGCACAGGCGCAAAGCTCGGTCACGCTGTACGGCGTGATCGACACCAGCATCGAAGTGACGAATCCCGGCGGCGGCTGGGTCACGCGTATGGATTCCGGCGCGTATCGCGGCTCGCGCGTGGGCCTGCGCGGCGCGGAAGACATCGGCAACGGCTACCGCATCCTGTTCGACATCGAGAACGGCTTCGGCTCGACCGACGGCACTTACGCCGTCGCGAACACCATTTTCAATCGCCAGGCGTGGGTCGGCATGGACTCGCCCTGGGGCACCGTGCGCGTCGGGCGCCAGTATTCGCCAATCTACATTCCGTTCAAGGGCGGCCTCGACGCGTTCGGCGCGGGCACCATCGCCTCGGGTCTCAACAATCTCTCGAAGATCACGCCGTACGAGAGCAACGCGGTGACCTATATCTCGCCGGAAGTTCACGGCTTCACGACCACGCTGATGGTCTCGCTGCGCGACGCCTCCGACGACGCCAACGGTCTCGCGGGCACCATCGAAACCTTCGCGTGGCGCCACGGACCGTTTCGCATTTCCTACGCGCATCAGCAGCAAAACGGCGATGGCGCCTTGCGTGCGAATCTCGGCGGCGTGTCGTATGCGTTCGGCCCCGTCACGGGCTTCCTGTCGTATTTCAATGGCGATGGCGGGACGCCGCGCTATCACGACGCGGGCGTTTCCGTCTCGGCGCGCTATGCCGTCACGCCGCGCCTGCGCGCCTCGCTCGGCTACACCTACATGAGCGACCGCTCGGGCGGCGACAACGACGCCGACCAGCTCAGCGCGGCCTGCGAATACGATCTTTCGAAAAAGGTGCTGCTCTACGCGAGCGCGGGCTGGCTGCGCAACCGCGGCACCGGCACGATGACGCTGCGCGGCGTGAACGTCACGGGTCTGCCGCCGTCATGGCCGGGCGCGGGCGTGCGCGGCGTGCAACTCGGCATGATCGACCGCTTTTGAGCGGCGAAGGCCGCTCGATGCTTTAGTCGACTAGCCAGGCGCGGCGCGCATAAATATGTTGCCGTCGCGCTCCTCGGCTTCGTGCACGACGGCACGCGACGGATCGCGGCACACGGGCGTGCTCGACGTGATGAGGCGGATCTGCTCGCCGTTCACGTCGAAGCGCCAGCCATGCGCGGGGCAGGTGAGGAGACCGCCCGAAACGAAGCCCTCCGAAAGCGGCACGCCGCGATGCGGGCAACGATCGTCCCAGACGTGCACGCCGCCTTCGCCGTCGCGCCACACGGCGAGGCACGCGCCGCCCACGACGAAGCCGCGCACTTCGCCCGCCACGACGGCGGCCGATTCGCATACGCGCTGCCACGCGCCCCTATCGCCAAGATCGCCAAGATCGCCAAGATCGCCAAGATCGCCAAGATCGTCCATAGCGCGCGCACGGCCCATGCGACTCGCCTCGCTCATGACGGGCGCGTGATGAAGTGGTCGGCCGCGCCTTTCGGCAGGCGCACCGCATCGACGATACTCGCCAGCGCCACGAGCCCGATCAGCACGAACGCGAGCCGGTATTCCACGCCGCTCGCATGCCAGTCCGCGCGCGCCGCGAGGAAATGACCGAAGCGCACGCCGAGCGCGCCGAGCGTGATGCCCGCGGCCATGGCGATCTGCGAGGCGGTGTTGAAGAGGCTGTTGGCATCCGACATGCGTTCCTTCGCGACGTCGGCGTAGGCGATCGTGTTGAGCACGGAAAACTGCATCGAACGCGTCATGCCGCCCACGAACAGAATGACGACGGTGAGCGCCACGGGCGTGTCGCGCTGAAGCAGGGCGCAGGCGGCGAGGCTGAGCGCGCAGAACGTGCCGTTCCAGATCATCACGGGCCGATAACCGAAGCGCTG from Paraburkholderia acidisoli carries:
- a CDS encoding M20 family metallopeptidase, which gives rise to MTNLIEALAPDIGALLPELETVYRDIHQHPELSMQEFRTAALVAERMEKLGFEVTREVGVTGVVALLRNGEGPTVMLRADMDALPVTEATGLPYASTVRAKDEDGVEVGVAHACGHDLHVTWLLGAAQLLAAHLDAWQGTLLAVFQPGEEVGRGARSMIDDGMIARFPKPDVILGQHVMVGEAGTVGYRSGTILSAGDSLKVKLFGRGAHGSQPQTSVDPVIMAASTTLRLQTIVSREISPRDSAVLTVGALQAGTKENIIPDDATLKLNMRTYDEDVREYMLGAIRRICCAECMASNAPREPEFTTLSSYPLTVNDDAVSERLRAAFVACFGERAYETQPAAASEDFSVFGREWGVPYAFWFVGGTDPQVYAAARAAKKLNEIPGNHSPKFAPVLEPTLRTGLEAMLCAAAAWLGRESEAA
- a CDS encoding porin, which encodes MKTTLGAVVLLAASSAASAQTSVTLYGRVDGGIEYLNHIANGNGGTASRWSAEGGDWGTSMLGFKGTEDLGGGSAAIFDLETALQIMNGTTGGGRLFSRRAYVGLKNETWGQIQAGRNLFIDSDGVWEFDPFVQQAVSSASLVRGRNWQQSSNNVEYHSPVWHGLDVQGQYAFGNQASGFNNGAAGDFGRSDGIMLTYHSTLFDVRGIYDELRDSSGRFSNIFTASREYFVGGNLRVQKFKIQAAYTHYAAPDTPAGMADSADHYWLGATYQATPKWAVTAAGFYIHVNEGSGDAAHDPGSHATLYALGTTYNLSARTFLYGTLAYVDNSRNGTFSVFATPRDSSSPTSPMAGESQTGAYVGMMHIF
- a CDS encoding glucose/quinate/shikimate family membrane-bound PQQ-dependent dehydrogenase; its protein translation is MTRSSKSLGVIGGLSLLFALLTALYLLIGGAWLLSLGGSPYYLVTGILLLVFAFLLWRRNPAAFVLYAIVLVGTAIWALWESGPDFWALAPRSGVLVVFGVWLLLFVSWQLERPRQTGVVSLVVSLLVWAGVLVYANFNDPQQVNGTIAGATGSPGANIEGIAPSDWPAYGRTQEGTRYSPLQQITPENVKNLQVAWTFRTGDMKGPNDPVEITDEVTPIKIGNLLYLCSPHQILFALDAQTGQLKWKFDPQLKADPSFQHVTCRGVSYIDLSASADSNAAANGAPAAASDAAASGAQAAAPASDLASGAIAAAAGASDPIAAIVAAKTASDSATAASAAAANAQAAASDAQAAAATAANAAASASSVPGTMPAAAPLDANAACTRRIYLPVNDGHLYALDALTGQRCTEFGDNGDLDLQHAQPVTTAGMYEPTSPPIITPKVIIVAGSVEDNFSTREPSGVIRGFDVRTGQLVWAFDPGAKDPNHIPGPGEHYTWNSPNSWAPSAYDAKLDMVYLPMGVTTPDIWGGNRTPEQERYASGLLALHASTGKLAWFYQSAHHDLWDMDQPSQPTLADITDKDGKSVPVVYAPAKTGNLFVLDRRTGALVVPAPETPVPQGAAAGDHVSPTQPFSQLTYRPSKNLTDKDMWGATMYDQLMCRVMFHKLRYEGTFTPPSEQGTLVFPGNLGMFEWGGIAVDTDRQIAIANPIALPFVSKLIPRGPGNPEEPASGAKGSGTESGIQPQYGIPFGVTINAFLSPLGLPCKQPAWGYISAIDLKTNQIVWKKRIGTVRDSSPIPLPFKMGMPMLGGPIVTAGGVAFIGATADNYIRAFDVNNGSQLWQARLPAGGQATPMSYSINGRQYVVIAAGGHGSFGTKLGDYVIAYALPQQ
- a CDS encoding porin produces the protein MKYLSRATRTLAVLPVLAAHTLCAQAQSSVTLYGVIDTSIEVTNPGGGWVTRMDSGAYRGSRVGLRGAEDIGNGYRILFDIENGFGSTDGTYAVANTIFNRQAWVGMDSPWGTVRVGRQYSPIYIPFKGGLDAFGAGTIASGLNNLSKITPYESNAVTYISPEVHGFTTTLMVSLRDASDDANGLAGTIETFAWRHGPFRISYAHQQQNGDGALRANLGGVSYAFGPVTGFLSYFNGDGGTPRYHDAGVSVSARYAVTPRLRASLGYTYMSDRSGGDNDADQLSAACEYDLSKKVLLYASAGWLRNRGTGTMTLRGVNVTGLPPSWPGAGVRGVQLGMIDRF
- a CDS encoding Rieske (2Fe-2S) protein, which produces MSEASRMGRARAMDDLGDLGDLGDLGDLGDRGAWQRVCESAAVVAGEVRGFVVGGACLAVWRDGEGGVHVWDDRCPHRGVPLSEGFVSGGLLTCPAHGWRFDVNGEQIRLITSSTPVCRDPSRAVVHEAEERDGNIFMRAAPG